The segment GAAAAGGTTTTCAacaatttaggattagagatttcTAATCGGAAACAATCTCACTATCTTTTCAAGATAGAGGATTAAGACTGTGTATACATCATTCTCTTCAGATTCGACCACTTGTGAAATTACACtgaatatgttgttgtattaGGATTGAGATTTCTCCTGCATTTTTGCTTGGGCGAAAAATACTCCAGCCAAGAGGCCTGCAAattgttttacattttttttcatgatttttttttttttttttgctaaacaaaaacacattttcaattgagaaaagaaaaaaaaagttgttactAACCAAAAAATATACTTGCAGTGTTGTCAAGACTAGTTGGGACATTGAAAAGGAAAATACCAGCAACAGAGAGAGGGATCTTATTTAGTGATCCCACAAGGCTGCAAAAAATGCAAAGTCAAGAAGTTAGGTAAATTTCGTCTGGTACGTATCAGATCCTTCAAAAGTAGTGCAGTTTCGAATAATCTGATACGAATGTGATAACATTTTTTCAAAGGAAGAAATATAGTGATACCTATATGTAGTTGCACTTGTTTGATGAAGAAACCACATAGATGTGAAGCTAATAGTTAAGCCCAAAAATCCACTTAATGTTATCACAATCCAAAATGTTGGCAATTGTAATAGTGGTCTGTCAAACAAAATATACACATGTATACCAAAGTTATCTCCTTATTAACTCTTAAATTAGAGcgtaaaatcaaacaaaaataaacgaAGAGGGTAATGTAGTGAGATAGTAGAGCCTCACGTCGTGGAGAGGTAATCAACTTCATTGAACAATAGTACGAGGAGAAGGCCTAAAGGCAATGAAAGGGTATTGTTAAGCAGAACCATTGAGAATTCGTCCAGGTTTCCTGATTTTGTTACTTGCTTAGCGGTGTCCATGATTCTACGTAGAGTCAACTGAAACATAACAACAAAAACATGACAGTTTAACTTCTTGTCATTTTGGGGGAAAAAAAGTATTTCACGAGTTTGAACCCTACTATGGCCTCTTGTACATAAGTCGGAACAAAAGTAGAGGGGACGAGCTCATACTCGTTCGAGTTCTGAACTTCTGAGCACTATTGGGattacataattcataaagAAATTTGCAACTAtcaaaattttgttgttgtctcGAACATTATTGACCTAACGAAATTCGATGGCAACATGAACACTGAAATATTTGAGcactaataattatataaataacaaCTTTTGTTATTAAACTATACAAAACAACAGATTTCAATCTACAATCCAGCGATTGTTGGATCCAAAATCATATGAAATGAAGTTTATACTTTCCCATGCTATCTACGTGCTAATTTGAAACTCgtaaatattgataaaatttattgtatagagaaaattaaaagacGAGGTAAAGAATTGCATTTTCCTAGATGAACACTGCGTCAAAGCAAagtaatcaataaaataatataaatagtaTATTGTGTCAATGTGTCTCAATAAAATTAGTGgcttaaaaaacaaattatagtaagagacataaaatatataaatttcaatttaggATTGTCTTTTTCTGGttcttatatattattacttgtaTTTAGTGTATTTTCATTAAAGACATTAAACATTTAATTTTAcatagtaatatttttatttttctaattaataaGATATTAGACATTTATTTGCAATAAATCACGCTGGACGTTGATGTAAGAACTTTAATTGTTAATATATAAGATTTGATTGGTTCAATTCAAAGTTCtaaaacattttattaataaagagtagatagttttttttctttccttctttttttaatttaacgtACAagaatattctttaattttgtgctCTTAAACATGTACGGAGAAAAGTTTAGAAATAAAGATCGAGTTTCCCTAAAGAGAAAGatgcattctttttttaaacggaCTAAAAAGGAGCGTAAGACAAGCAAATCGAAACGAACGGAGTATTCACTTACAGAGTATGATGCTGTCAAGAAACAATTGATTATCTGCCATGTATAACCAGTAGCATGAAAAGATAGGTCTGTAATTCCTCCAGAGACTGCTGAAACAATCTGCATAGCAAACTACAGAGTTACTGTCTTTCAAATTTTGATCTCGAGTCTGATTTCTGTTATcgtattattttgttgtagttaCTATTCTGTTTTCAATACTGTCTTGGTTTCTTCGCTATTTGTTTTTTCCTTGAGTCGTCGGGGGTCTATCATAAACGACTTCTTTACCTCCCaagtaggggtaaggtctgcataCACACTATCCTTCGTAGACCTTACTTTTTTATTACACTGAATATGTTGTTGTACTATTATATTTTGGCCGATTTATACCAAGCCAGGATCTTAGGTGACTTAATTAGGTCCATGATCAAAAGCTCCGCGCTTGGTACAAATCAGCCAACATATACAACAACGATATATCCAGTGTAATCCCGAGGTCTGAGGAGGGTAGATGTACAGAGACGTTACCCCTATCTTTCCGaagtagagaggttgtttctgataaGACACTCGGCTCAAAAGAAGTGTAACCAACACGCGTTTGTAAGAAAACTAAAAACAGCAAAGTAGCAACATACAAGACAAGTGCAGGCTAGGCTACAACAACAGATAGTAATACTCattgaagaataagaaactaCGCGATAACTCCCTGTCTCTCCAACACAAAGTCCAATGTCAAGAAGACAACGAAAGCATAAATTGCACAGAATGAATCGAAGAAGAGATATCATGTTCAAGCTACGAGCATACCATCAGTATAAGAGCGGTCCACACTCGACTATCATGGTGTTTGTTGAATATATACATTTCACCAACAGCAGTAATCACATTAGTAACATTCTTCAGAACAGTAACCATAGCAACGTTTAGGTACTTCAAACTGCACGAAATATAACAACCACAAGTACATCATCATatcatttttacaaaattacgaTACAAATAACTTCACATTGGTGAAACGCAAGTGTTATTCAACATACCTGAACATACTACTGATAAGCATTCCGACAAATATAACATTAACAGGCAACCAGACTTTGATCAGCCTCAACGTGAGTGGTTCCGTGGAAATTACACCAGAGAAGCTCAATATAGAAACCACAACAACAGAGACGAAATTCTGCAGAACGAGTTGAAATTGTAATTCATTTCTCAAATATATGAAATTCATCGAATAGTTTAAAAGATTAAAGGTACCTGATAGAGCATCAATGATATCCCTGCATTGAAATTATAGCTCGAAAGGACGTATTTGTTAACTAATATCATGCTACATGAAGATATACAGTATGCAATTCCTGATAGCAACGCTTTGTTCTGTACTGTGACAATCATATTGTTACGTTTCGACTTCTCTTTGATCTCCAACTTTCCATTTTCAACATCGTTGTCAATTCGTTTTACAGCCATCATGAAAAAAGGTctgaagaagagaaaatatcaataaaattagaaaGCTGGTATTACTAATGTCTGCATAACTCTAACCAGCTACCACACGACTCTGAAACAGGTTCGTGAATACCATCAATGTATACAAGAGGAGTGTCATAGAAGGCAATAACACAAAAGATGAAGACATAGGCATCAACTGGAAACACCTGTTGGCTACTTCTCTTCTAACTGGACTCGAGACCTTGTCGAGTGAATTGGATTGGTAAGCTAAGAAGCTTCTTTCTCTACTTTGGACACCACTACTAGTATCGTCGATATGAATTCTTTCTAAAATTGATCCAGGTGAATCAAGTGAAACATCCGCGGATAAAGAAAAAATTCTATACAACAAACAGACAGATGATCAAACATTGAAATGATGTcgggcataatacataaacagacactttaacttgACCTCAACTGGGGCAAGTAAGAGTGCACACATTTTGACTCTTCGTCTCAACTGATAGCTAAACACTCCAACTCGTCCCCAGAGTGTCATTTTGAACACCCTGACGCGACACATATATGTGGAAGGTGTCTAATCATTTTGTAAATTGGAGCGTTTAACTGACAGATTGAAGACGAGTTGAGGTGTCTACGTGTTCATACACAAGAAAGCCATACACATAAATGTGATCACAAAgccaaaaaaagaacaaagactTACCTTGGACTCATCTATAAAGAAGAAACtcaatatatcaataaaaagttgtgaaaatattgttaaaacaatccctttatagtttatttataactttaaagaaattaatatgatttatagatataaaaaaaaaatgtctattGTTTGTTTTATATCACatgttaaaacaaaaaaaattgttcttttttatgGTTGTTAAACTTAGGTATAATATCATGGAGTCAAAGTGTGTTTGGCAGAAGGCATATTTGATAGtgtcaaaactcaaatttgGTTGGTCAAAATTTGCACAAAATACCTTTATATTAAGTGGACATTTCTCCACTCTTTCTTCGGAGTTCGCATATAGTGAAAATTTAGTGCATTTTTTTTCgaattaagaattaattgaGAACGATCTCGTTAGAAGTACTAAGATCtgtatatatacattatttttttttaaatttctgttGTGAAATTATACcgaatatattatgttattattgttattgtttttgttgttattgaatCTTTTTTAACCTTCAATTGCATTAGAAAGAAAGCATGTAACAATAGTGTTGATATATTccactttttttatttaaaaaaatgccTAATAAATGGTAGGAATTTAGATTGTATGTGAAAAtgtccaattttttttctttttagatatattgaaaataagatAACTATActcttaattaatttgtttccTTAATTTATAATGAAGTacgataaaatttaaatttgaatattataGTGGTCATGTCTGAAAACGGCGTTTAAAACGACTCTCCaaagaagatttttttcatttcatgacgtaaatatgaaatttttaattacgGTACAAGTCATCTCAAAATTTCACCGTAagtctttattataattattcaattatgGTACAAACTCTCTATGTTGTTTAAACTCTTTAAGAATGTTAATAAAACATGTTAGCTTCgtagtacttttttaaaaatttgatataaatacaacaatatttttaagaattttaacaacataacaaacaaaacagattaaaatataagaaaaagaacTTAGCAAACTCcacaataaaattatttggaaaTCATTGATGGTGATATCATCTAGCACTTACTTGAAATTTGCAATTCATTTGTATATATCCAGCTCATAAAAGCAATTATAATTATTCCACTATGgggaaaaaaaattgtcaaccaaataaaatatcatcatataaaaaaaatatatatataccaattGGAGTGAGCACTAGTGAATATTGATGGgttaaaactattttatttgaatCGAGAATTTATTGAACGCGTACACacactaaaaaaaagaaaaataattatgtgaCCTGATCATCGTAAGCTTATATAAGTAGTGACCCAAAAATCTACATCAATAAAGTATTTATAGCAATCAAACTTCACgagtattttttaaaagtttgattttaaagtcattaaaatatattttgttgagctttgtttaaaatatcaaaaagtcattaaataaaaataattttatttgatatatcaAAAATGACAATCAACTTTGTTTAagaatcacaaaaaaatatttctttttatgtcCTCCCAATGACAAAGTTTAGTGGCATTAGTtgttatgaaatataattaagtgGTTTTCATAAtactaaaacaaaattaagtgattttttcattataaaaataatctaatgaCTTTGACACACTTCAATTTTTGAGAGAGCATACatatttaaacataatattAACTAACAATCAAACACTCCAAACTTATTCTCACTGTTTCGTGAACACCTGATGCTGATGtgacacataaattttaaagatatcGAAATCATTTTGTAAATTGAAATGTTCAATTGGCATGAAACTCGATTACATATGATGATTGTTCATCCACTTCAAACGTTCAAAATGGACAATTTCCCGCGTGAAATGACAGAAATCGGTTTGGTATAACAAAATACCAAACTACCCAAAACCGCAAAACTATAGTTgaacaaacaacaacatactcagtGTAGTTCCACGTGTGAGGTTTGCAGAGGGTATGATATACGCAGACCTTACTCTTAACTTTGTGGTATAGAGAAgttgtttccgatagaccctCAACACattgtatatgtatgtgaatgaaaataaatacataacaaTGTTTCATGCTAAATGTTTCATTCAATACAAATGATGAAACACTATAGGCCAAGAACTAAGATCTCTAATTCTCCTTCCCTATAATGAAGGAAACTACACTACTTATCCTACAATCAAAGATGAAGATACTACATTACATCAGAGCTAACAATCAAGTTAAACACAGAAAGGATGAGTTCGATTTTCGCCAATGCTTACGTTGAGATTGCATGGAGTCAGCTGGAAAAAGTCGAATTGATTGAAAAGCCTCATCGACTAGTTGTTAAGCGCTGGAGTTGATAAAAGATGGAATTCATTGACTAGCTTTTCTCCGGTTGCTAAAGCATCTAAATTTTCCACGGCGCAAGGAGAATCAGAATTTATCTTGATGCCTTTGCCATAAGCAGCAATGAGAAGAGCCTCAGCTCGACCTGGAATGTTAAGAAAGAATCGTGAAATAACATTTAAATGTATAGATGGGGTAAAGACACGCAAATGAAATCAGTCTCTCTACCTCCACAAGGTAAGAGTAAGGTATGCTCTACCTTCCCCAAACCCCACTCGTGAGATTACACTGGGTATGACGTTGTTTGTAAAGACATGTGAAAAGGATTATGGCAAATAAGATCTTGATGCAATATCTATATAGGTTCTATATAGGAATTGCACCAACTACAAGTGCTGGGAAATGAGTTCCAACTTAGTACTCAATGCCAAAACTACAAACTTTACGAAAAGTAAAGTGATTggcaagaaagaaaaagaggagACAAACTTATATACTACATGCTGGAGCAAGTATGACATATTCACGGCTCTAATGAAATCGTAATATACAAATGTTTAGGATCAAGATGAACTAAAATGTGAAGCCCTTAGAGCTTTCGTTCAATTGCAAAGGTTAGTACACACAGGATTTGTGTTGAGCACACGTCACAGATTTGAATCGTGCCATGAACCAAGTATCGTATTTAGAAGGATAGAGGGGCAGACCCATTATCGACCAAGTACAGAAGCTGGAAAGTGAATTATTTTGGTTATAAGAAAAGATTAGATAAAAATGTGATACCCTGAGTTCCCCTTACAGCCAGAGATCAGCAAGGACTTATAACAAGGAACATTGAAAAAGTGACTAGGGATATTGAATGTCAAAAATTGATGTCGGATTTAAGGACATCATCCACAATAAAAAGGCTCAGATTGAGATGTTGAGTATAAGCCGtagtctttttttcttttttcactaACCATTAATCATTACAAGAATCAACATGTCACTGCCCGTTATTCTACCTTTTGGGATAGATAAATAGTCTGCTGAAATGATTCCTTTTGATTAGTTACACAAACcagaaaaaataagaagacGTAAATCTTTTTCAGAAGTAAAAATGCGTAATAGATGAAGTCCAAGTATACCTACCATGATCTTTCTTCCTTTTCAATGAAGAACTCAAAGAGGGAAACAATGAAGATGCTAGTTCCCTGCTATAATCCTGCAAATCAAATTGATTGAACGACACACATTAGATGATGACGTCAGAAAATCTGCAGATGATGATATCTTGCAAGAATTTTTTCTTAGTACAGAACTGAAAATCTAACTAGATGGAGTATATGAATGGAAAACGGCAAAAAACTTGACGTATTAAAGTAAATCTAATCTATGATGATGGTATGTATTTGTGTTCAAATAAACTAATTGCAGGAACTTAAGTAA is part of the Solanum lycopersicum chromosome 1, SLM_r2.1 genome and harbors:
- the LOC101261546 gene encoding GDP-mannose transporter GONST1-like isoform X1 — encoded protein: MSPRIFSLSADVSLDSPGSILERIHIDDTSSGVQSRERSFLAYQSNSLDKVSSPVRREVANRPFFMMAVKRIDNDVENGKLEIKEKSKRNNMIVTVQNKALLSGIAYCISSCSMILVNKYVLSSYNFNAGISLMLYQNFVSVVVVSILSFSGVISTEPLTLRLIKVWLPVNVIFVGMLISSMFSLKYLNVAMVTVLKNVTNVITAVGEMYIFNKHHDSRVWTALILMIVSAVSGGITDLSFHATGYTWQIINCFLTASYSLTLRRIMDTAKQVTKSGNLDEFSMVLLNNTLSLPLGLLLVLLFNEVDYLSTTPLLQLPTFWIVITLSGFLGLTISFTSMWFLHQTSATTYSLVGSLNKIPLSVAGIFLFNVPTSLDNTASIFFGLLAGVFFAQAKMQEKSQS
- the LOC101261546 gene encoding GDP-mannose transporter GONST1-like isoform X2; its protein translation is MSPRPFFMMAVKRIDNDVENGKLEIKEKSKRNNMIVTVQNKALLSGIAYCISSCSMILVNKYVLSSYNFNAGISLMLYQNFVSVVVVSILSFSGVISTEPLTLRLIKVWLPVNVIFVGMLISSMFSLKYLNVAMVTVLKNVTNVITAVGEMYIFNKHHDSRVWTALILMIVSAVSGGITDLSFHATGYTWQIINCFLTASYSLTLRRIMDTAKQVTKSGNLDEFSMVLLNNTLSLPLGLLLVLLFNEVDYLSTTPLLQLPTFWIVITLSGFLGLTISFTSMWFLHQTSATTYSLVGSLNKIPLSVAGIFLFNVPTSLDNTASIFFGLLAGVFFAQAKMQEKSQS